The region GAGTCTCAGTGCACTCTAGAAGTTAAACATACAAATGTGAATTAGAGAAGGGTTTCTTGTTCTGGAGTTCGTGGAACTCaccagaatataagctccatcCTATCTTTTTGTTCACTGCTCTTAGGATAGAACTTGTCACATAGTGGTTGCTCAATAAGGAATGGATGGACCCACGAAAATTCTCTGTATGCGTGGGAAGATGACCACATCCTTTTTCCGGTTTCCAAAGGGATACGTAACCCCAGATGGGAAAAGAATTATGGAGTTAGGGCCTAAGAGAGACTTGTCAATGGTGTGTAACCCACTCTGTCAAACCATGTCAGGCACATGACATATGGCTGCTGAAGATTCTGTAAGGGGGATAGGAATTCTCACATatggggatgcccgggtggctcagcagttgagcgcctgccttcagcccaggggccccaggatcgagtcccgcgttgggctccccgcatggggcctgcttctccctctgcctgtgtctctgcctttgtctctgtgtctctcatgaataaataaaatctttttaaaaaatgaattctcaCATACCTTTCAAAGCTTCATTGATGTAGGTTTTGTGATAAAATATCCTATCGGTATCGTCCACTTTGGGATTTCCCAGCCCCACTCCGTTTTCAGTGATGTAAATAGGGATGTCCCCGTACTCTTCCTTGATCCAGTTGAGCAGCCTTCGCGTGCCCCAGGGCGCAGCTCTGTTCACGGCCGTGGAAGGCCACGAGGAGTCCTCCTCCTCAGTGGTCTCCCGGTCCTCTTCATAGGAGGGTGGATTTAACCTGGGTGTCTTGTGCTGCACGATTCTGGAGGAGTAGGTATTGAGGCAGAAAACATCAGCTGTAGCTCGGATGTAGCTCTTCTCTTCCTCGGTGAAGCTTGGCAGGCGGGAGGTGGCTAAGTGTTGAAGTTCACTCCTATTCCCCACTTTCCACTTCATGGCATCAGGATAGTCTCCATTTCGGAAAATAGGGTGGGCGAACCAGCCCAGGGAAAACTGCAGGGTTCGGTCAGCTGCCTCCACGTCCCTTGGGAGCTCCGGTGACTTGGGCTCTGCCCAGTGTgtactgaggctcaaagagatgACCCCCTTCTGTTCCTGCCTGTATTTCTCATCATAAGTGTGATAGACTTTGGCATGAGCTTTGATAATTGCATGGCCAATCCTGTAAGGTGCCCAGCCTGGGTCTTTCACCTTTGGAGGAAAATCCCCTGAGCCGTAACCTAACCATGCCTGGTATGTGGGCTCATTGAAGGTCATCCAGAACTTGACTCTGTCCCCAAAGGTCTGGAAACAAAAGTCTGCATAGCTGTTAAACAACTCAATCAAGGAAGGATTTTCCCAGCCTCCAATATCCTGGAGGGCCTGGGGCAGGTCCCAGTGGAACAGGGTCACCATGGGTGAGATGTTGCTTGCCACCAAGCCATTGATCAGTCTGTTGTAATAATCAACACCATATCTGTTGATAGAACTGTTTCTCCCTGTTGGGAAAATCCGagaccaggagagagagaagcgaTAGGCCTTCACCTTCAAAGCTCGAAGCATATTCAGATCGGCATCCAATTGGTTATAGCTGTCACAGGCGATGTCTCCGGTGGAATTGTCTTTCACGTTGTTCCCTGGTGTGTGGGTGAAGTTATCCCAGATGCTGGGACCTTTGCCATCAGCATCCCAAGCTCCCTCAATCTGATAGGCTGATGAGGACACGCCCCACAGAAAGTCATCCCGGAAAGTGCCGTGGTAGAACAAATCTCTTTCAAACTTGGGTTGGTTGGAGAACTTTTCCCAAACTACTTTAGCCTTGGAGGGCACGTCAGATGGAAAAGGGAAGGCTCTGATTTTAGGTGGAAAGTCGGCCGTACTGGGTGGTGGCAGGCTCTTGACTACCTTGGGAAGGAAACCGTTCTTTTCAATGACGCTGGTGAAAAAGTAGCCAGACTCCTGGCTcctcccaggactcctgggagTCCTTGGCTTGCTGCTGTCATTGAAGTTAACGTGGTGCAGCCCAAACCTCTGGCTGTAACCAGAGGGGCCTTCGAAGCCATCTATGAGGGCACGAGCAATGTAAGCTCGAACATCCACCAGGTCCTCCTTGATGGCTATGGGGAAAAACATAACTCAGGATTACTTTAAAGTCTCTATTACTGATGTTGCTATTTAAAGGTTTTCCTTTTAATATGCACATTTTGGAGGGGACTTAGGTTACCTCAAAATGTTAACCCTTTTTCCCcagaataaataatagaaaaaatccACAAGACTCTACAAAATCATCAGGCCACATCTGTGGTCATAAATCTCAGTCCAGAGGAGCATCCCTGTCTTAAAATGAATATGAGAATGTGTCCCATCTGCTATTATTAGGGCTCCCTGAATTTTCATagaatgcataaatatttaaaatatacttttgtttttcctcatatTTAGCAATACTGACATAAAATGATCACATATCccatcttaaaaaagagaaataaagcctACAGTAAGGTATTTCCTGGTACAATGGGTTGAATAGTGGtccccaaaaagatatgtccaaATCTTCCCATACCAATGAATGTAATATTATTTGGAAAAggggtctttgtagatgtaataaAGGATCTTAAGATGAGCTCATCCTGCATTAACCAGGTGAGTCTGAAATTCAATGACAAGTATCcttaaaagagaaacagagaaggtccacatgaagatgaaggcagagattggggtgatgcAGCCACTAGCCAGGGAATGCCTGGAACtaccagaggctggaagaggcaaggaaggagccTACTCTGGAGACTTCAGAGGAATAGTGGCCCTACTGACATCTCCATTTTGGACATTTGGCCTCTAGAACCacgagagaaggaaaagaaagaaaaggggggaaagtCTAGTGAGTCAACCACAAACCAGCATCAGAGTAAAGCAATGTCTTTGGGCTCAAAATGGGAACCAGCAAAGTATTAAGCCCTATTTTTATCAGGCTACACAGCCTCTCAACAAACATTGACTGTATAAGAAGTAGAtcattcatgtattttatatagtttatttaatcattcaataaataatttagtAAGCACCTACTTCATCCCAGTCTGTAATAGTCTCTGGAAACATAAAGATGAACAGGAGCCTCATAGGTTAGTAGATATTGCTTAGACagaaatagaaagggaaaaaaaaaaaaaaagaaatagaaaggcctatggtgggcagcccgggtggctcagtggtttagtgccaccttcagcccagggcgtgatcctggagactcgggatcgagtcccacgttgggctccctgcatggagcctgcttctcccactgcctgtgtctctgcctgtgtctctgcctctctctctctctctctctctctgtgtgtctctcatgaataaataaataaaatcttaaaaaaaaagtctgctttatggggacacctggatggctcagtggttgaacatctgctcaATGATGAGAAACAAGTGTTAGTTAAGAGGTGAAGAAAACAtactctcgggatccctgggtggcgcagcggtttggtgcctgcctttggcccagggcgcgatccgggagaccctggatcgagtcccatgtcgggctcctggtgcatggagcctgcttctccctctgcctgtgtctctgcctctctctctctctctctctctctctctgtgactatcataaatttaaaaaaaaaaattaaaaagaaaaaaaaaaaaaagaaaacatactctCATACacggctggtgggaatgtaaattactagagccactgtggaaaacaatatggagtttcctcaaaaaaaattaaaaatagaattaccctatgattcagtaattccactactgggcatttacccagagaaaacaaaaacactaattcaaaaagatatatgtaccctgtttatttcagcattagttacaacagccaaattatggaagcagcccaagtgtctatcagaagatgaattgataaagaaaatgtggtatttttatatacaatgaaatattactcaaccataaaaaagaatgaaatcttgccatttgcaacaacatggatggatgtagAGGGtaaaatgccaagtgaaataagtcagtcagataaatacaaataccatatgatttcactcatatgtggaatttaagaaacaaaaaaaaggatacaAGAGACAAAGACTTTTAAGCATAGAGAACAAATAGTTAccaaagggggtggggggatgggtgaaacaggtgaaagaAATTATGAGCACACTTATCATGACCActagtaatgtacagaattgtcagatcactatattgtatacctgaaaccaatataacatgGTATGTTAACTAtcctagaattaaaattttttaaaattgttaaaatacatGAAACTGTGCCAGGTTAAGAATGATTCTGTAGATATGAATTAATTGGATTAAAGTGAATGATGTGGAATGTAGATTTTATAGCTTGTTAAAGGAGATGGAGATTAATGTGGCCAGAACAATGAGGGTTTAATGGGTTGGAGTCCCATGCTATAATGCCATCGTCATCCTATATTGCAATTTTCTGTGTGCTTCTGTAGACTTTGATTATCCTATGGGGAAAAGAAGATATTTGTTCAATATTTTACCCTTATGGTCTTGTGCAACATGTGGTATATAATTGTcactgaatacatttttgttaaacGAAGGCATTACAAGATGATGAGTCTTGATCAATGGATAAGACTCAGATGGGCAGAATGTGGAAAGAGGCATTATAGGGAATAAGAACAAAGAAGCAGAGACTTGAGGCTTCTGGAGGAGACAAGGGGGCTGATGTGAAGGATTTCTGCTATTACTACTAACACTACtttttggcttcattttcttGGTAGATTCTCTTTGTCTCATTAAACAAAACTCTGAAGACTTGGAGAAGTACCACCCGCCTTCCCATCACCAGCATATCCACTTTTCTTACCCTTGAGCACCTCATTGATATATTTATTGAAGTAGTCTACTCTCAAGGAATCCTCAAAGAGATCTTCGGTCTCCCCTATAGGCATGCCATTCCCAGCCAGGTAGATCGGAACTTTTCCTCTTGTGTATTCCAAAGACACAAACTTTAACAGCCTCCTTATGCCCCAGGGCACCACATAAATCCAAGGGGATGAGGTCTGGGGCCATGCAGGGTCCACATGTTGGGAAAAGCCTCCAATGGCATCATAGCTGGGGATGCAGGAATCTTGTTGGGTTTTGCTGATGAGGCGGGAGGTATAATGAGACAGACCCAGAAAATCAGCAGAGCCTTTCAGGAGCTGCTTCTCTGCTTCAGTAAACTCAGGGAGCTGGGCCACAGGACTGGGGCACTGTTGGTTCACCTGTTGGATCCGGGCCTTCAGGGCAGGAGGGTAGTCTCCATCCACAAAAATGGGGTGTGCAAACCAGCCCAGCATGAAGTGCAAGTAGAGTTCCGAGGCTCTGACGTCCTCGGGCCTCTCTGGGGACAGAGGCTCTGCCCAGTCTGAGTTCAACACAATGCCTACACGTCCCTGCTGCTGTGGACGATAGTATCTATTATAGAGGTGCCAAACTCTGGCATGAGTCTTGAGGATCAAGTGAGCCACCTtgtaaggaaaaaagaaggaaatacagtGTTTAATAACAACCAATAGCAAAGCCAATGACAACCATGAATCAATAGCAAGTCTACAACACCAACAACTAGTTAGCACCAGTGTCAATGTTACCCATGTTAATGACAACATTATCGCTGAACATGTCCACCAATGTAAACAACATCAGCAAGTCATCGACAAGTTAATGCCAATGTCAACAAGTCAACAATATCAACAAGCAGTTAAGACTGATGTTAACAGTGTCAATTAATCAACATGGACAATATTGACATTGACATTATCATCAACACCAGTGCTAGTAATACCCACAATGCAGACAACAAAGTCAGTAAATCAACATCTACaagctgccaccaccaccaccgacaGGTCAATAGCAACAGCATCAAAAACCATGTTTCATAGTAAACATTGTTAATGAATTCTCTCGTGAATTCCTCACAACCACCTTATCTGGCAAGTATAGTTATTATTACCACTGTACAGATGAGGGAAACAAGATCCAGAGACGTGTAgactgcaggaagcctgactctaAGCCTGTATTCCACCTCCCCACTGCTATTCGCCTTTGTCTCAATAAGTACTTACTAATTCATCATCAACGAATTTGGGGGAATTATTTTAGTTGACATACAAGGCATGGACAAGTCTTTTTAGCCTACCTGTCCTCCTTTCTACTTAGTGAAATCTAGGAAGAAAACACAAGCCCGggaatttctttatagatttaaCTCAAGGTCTTACAAAAGTCAACCGCTTCCCTTGGCAGAGCACTGTGGGAAAACAGGCAAAAGCAGGGTGCCTGGAGCATAACAAACTtagatttgaatcctgactttGTCACTGACTTGCTCAGTAAACTCAatcttctcagtttccttgtctgcaagAAGCGGTAATTATGGATCCATTCAGGAGGACTAAGTAAAATCGCGTATACAAAGCACAAAGTAAAAACTGGAGTGCAGGAGCGAGTGCttagcttcctttcctttttggtttttatcATCTGAAGATGATGACACttatttttgaggaatttcctATCAAAATATGCTCTAGGAAGTCAAACTCCTCACTGCTTCTCACGTTCCAAATGTTAGTCCTTCACTGGGTCCTAAACACCAATGGCAAACTGTGGTCCTTTCCAAAAGGCAGGAATGCTTGCCTTCCAGTCTgcgccaggggtggggggctcaatGCCCTATGACAACCAGCAGATCCGGCCACTGTGGCCCTGTAAGCACACGGGAAAGTGTtcaggagggacgcctgggggcacAGTGGTTGAGGcgctgccttctgcttaggtcgtgatctgggagtccagggatcgagacccacatcgggctccctgcatggagcctgcttctccctctgcctgtgtctctctgcctctttctctctctgtgtctctcatgaataaataagtgaaatcttaaaaaaaaataaaaataaaaataaaaagtgcactAAACTGAGTGCACTGAGTACACGGTCAATGCAAGGGAGCTAGGACTGGAAGGAAACACGGGCAGGATGACAAGGCCAGTGGGCGGCCTCCCGTCCCCTTGCCCGGCCGGTGACCGGTTCAGGGAGCCCCCCatacctctcccctcccctgcagggagcacccCATACCTCTCCCCCCGCTTGCAGGGAGCCCCCCagagctctccccacccccgcaggGAGTCCCCcagagctcccccccccccgcagggagctccccccccccgcagggagccccccAGAGCTCTCCCCCCCAGGGAGTCCCCCAGAGCTcccccccccgcagggagctCCCCCCCcagagctccccccccccccccgcgcaggGAGCCCCCCAGAGCTcccccccccgcagggagccccccAGAGCTCTCCCCCCCAGGGAGTCCCCCAgagctctccccccccccccgcagggagctCCCCCCCAgagctccccccccgcccccccccccgggagcccccccccccccccccggggccggggccacTTGTACCTCGAAGGAGGCCACCCCCGGGTCCGAGATGCCCGGCGGGTGCCGGCCGCTGCCGTAGCCGGCGTAGCTCGTCACCCACGGCTCGTGGAAGGTCACCCAGAGCTTCACGCGGTCCCCGAAGGTGGCGAAGCAGAAGGCGGCGTAGCGCAGGAAGGCGTCGGCCACCCTGCGGTCGCGCCACCCGCCGAGCCGCTGCAGCGCGCGCGGCAGGTCCCGGTGCGAGAGCGCGGCCGCCGGCTGCACGCCCGCCGCCAGGAGCGCGTCCAGCAGCCGCCCGTAGTGGGCCACGCCGCGGGGGCTGGGCGCGCGCCCCCCGCCGGGCAGCAGGCGGGACCAGGAGATGGGGAACTGGTAGACCTGCGCGCGCACGCCCCGGGGCAGGGCCACGTCCCAGGCCGCCGCCTCGTGGCTGTAGCTGTTGCCGGCCTGCTCGGGCGtcgccgcgcccccgcgccccgcggcgtCCTCGGCCTCGGCCCAGCCGCCTGCCGCGGTGAAGGCCCCGGTGGAGACGCCCCAGAGGAAGCCTTCGGGGAAAGCGTCCTGCAGGAAAGCGTCCCTCTGCGCCCGGGACTCGTTGGCGAACGTCCCCCACGCCCCCCGGTAGGCGGAGCGCGCGCCCCCCAGGTCCTGCGGGGCCGCCGGGCGCCGGGCGTCGGTCCGGGAGCAGGGCCCGCTGCGGGATGGCAAGACAGAGGGACAGGGCCTGACTGCGCGCAGACAGCACCGCGCCCCCGAGAGCCCGAGAGCCGGGCCTCGGCCGACCTCCCAGGAGCCCGGGGGCAGAAGCCAGAAACCACCCACAAAGTCCCCACCGACGGGGAGAGTACTACCAGGCCCCTTCGGAGggcggtgattttttttttttttttttagattttatttatttatttattcatagagacacacagagacacaggcagggggagaagcaggctccacgcagggagctggacgtgggactcgatcccgggactccgggagcaggccctgggctgaaggcggcgctaacccgctgagccacctgcagGACTCCAGATGCTGTGTGCAGCCCGCTGATCCCCGGATCAGCTCGTCCTTCAGTACTGTTTGCCTCTGATGccatcctttttttccttaactacggtttatatatatatatatatatataaacatagcTAATTGAGGCACCTCCTGGCCCAGTGAgctaaacatcagactcttgatttcgctcaggtcatgatcccagggtcctgatggTGAGCTCTGGGTTGGGCtcctgcttgacattctctctctctctctctgcccttccccccctgttataaatacacacagacatacatacaaaCAGCACAGCCAATAATAATGATGGCTCTAATTCATTATCCCTTGACTCTGTGCTGGCCACT is a window of Vulpes lagopus strain Blue_001 chromosome 24, ASM1834538v1, whole genome shotgun sequence DNA encoding:
- the LCT gene encoding lactase-phlorizin hydrolase isoform X1, with amino-acid sequence MELAWNSFFIVFLSFSCWGLDWESDRNFMSAAGPLTNDLLYNLSGSLGNKTSNFAAEDKSIYVCQQPVPAFLLEYFSSVRASEITHYKVFLPWAQLLPAGSSKNPDSKTVQCYRRFLETLKAAQLQPLVVLHHQTLPASTVQRSEVFAHLFADYATFAFHSFGDLVEIWFTFSDLEEVIKELPHQESRSSRLQTLTDAHRKAYEIYHEKYASQGGKLSVVLRAEAISEILLQPSTSSLAKDAVDFLSLDVSYECQSEASLPQKLSKLQTIEPKVNIFIFNLRFQDCPSTRKNSGLLFSIRKAINENQNLTIGFDLNTFLSCSPSSKKSGPCSRTDARRPAAPQDLGGARSAYRGAWGTFANESRAQRDAFLQDAFPEGFLWGVSTGAFTAAGGWAEAEDAAGRGGAATPEQAGNSYSHEAAAWDVALPRGVRAQVYQFPISWSRLLPGGGRAPSPRGVAHYGRLLDALLAAGVQPAAALSHRDLPRALQRLGGWRDRRVADAFLRYAAFCFATFGDRVKLWVTFHEPWVTSYAGYGSGRHPPGISDPGVASFEVAHLILKTHARVWHLYNRYYRPQQQGRVGIVLNSDWAEPLSPERPEDVRASELYLHFMLGWFAHPIFVDGDYPPALKARIQQVNQQCPSPVAQLPEFTEAEKQLLKGSADFLGLSHYTSRLISKTQQDSCIPSYDAIGGFSQHVDPAWPQTSSPWIYVVPWGIRRLLKFVSLEYTRGKVPIYLAGNGMPIGETEDLFEDSLRVDYFNKYINEVLKAIKEDLVDVRAYIARALIDGFEGPSGYSQRFGLHHVNFNDSSKPRTPRSPGRSQESGYFFTSVIEKNGFLPKVVKSLPPPSTADFPPKIRAFPFPSDVPSKAKVVWEKFSNQPKFERDLFYHGTFRDDFLWGVSSSAYQIEGAWDADGKGPSIWDNFTHTPGNNVKDNSTGDIACDSYNQLDADLNMLRALKVKAYRFSLSWSRIFPTGRNSSINRYGVDYYNRLINGLVASNISPMVTLFHWDLPQALQDIGGWENPSLIELFNSYADFCFQTFGDRVKFWMTFNEPTYQAWLGYGSGDFPPKVKDPGWAPYRIGHAIIKAHAKVYHTYDEKYRQEQKGVISLSLSTHWAEPKSPELPRDVEAADRTLQFSLGWFAHPIFRNGDYPDAMKWKVGNRSELQHLATSRLPSFTEEEKSYIRATADVFCLNTYSSRIVQHKTPRLNPPSYEEDRETTEEEDSSWPSTAVNRAAPWGTRRLLNWIKEEYGDIPIYITENGVGLGNPKVDDTDRIFYHKTYINEALKAYRLDGVDLRGYSAWSLMDNFDWLNGYTVKFGLYHVDFNNRNRPRTARASARYYTEVITNNGMPLPKEDEFLYGHFPEGFIWSAATAAYQVEGAWRADGKGLSIWDTFSHTPLKIGNDDNGDVACDSYHKIAEDVVALQNLAVSHYRFSVSWSRVLPDGTNKYVNEAGLNYYVRLIDALLAANIKPQVTIYHWDLPQALQDVGGWENETIVQRFKEYADVLFQRLGDKVKFWITLNEPFVIATQGYGYGTAAPGISFRPGTAPYVVGHNLIKAHAEAWHLYNDVYRASQGGVISITISSDWAEPRDPSNQQDVEAARRYVQFMGGWFAHPIFKNGDYNEVMKTRIRDRSLAAGLTKSRLPEFTESEKRRINGTYDFFGFNHYTTILAYNLDYASWISSFDADRGVASITDRSWPDSGSFWLKITPFGFRKILNWLKEEYNNPPIYVTENGVSQRGERDLNDTLRIYYLRSYINEALKAVQDKVDLRGYTVWTLMDNFEWATGFAEKFGLHFVNYTDPSLPRIPKASAKVYASIVRCNGFPDPAAGSHPCLQPGDAEATASPMREEEVQFLGLTLGTTEAQTALYVLFSLAILGVCCVTFLSYKYCKHSKQGKTQAGQQELSTISAF
- the LCT gene encoding lactase-phlorizin hydrolase isoform X2, with amino-acid sequence MYLVPLNLDAVDFLSLDVSYECQSEASLPQKLSKLQTIEPKVNIFIFNLRFQDCPSTRKNSGLLFSIRKAINENQNLTIGFDLNTFLSCSPSSKKSGPCSRTDARRPAAPQDLGGARSAYRGAWGTFANESRAQRDAFLQDAFPEGFLWGVSTGAFTAAGGWAEAEDAAGRGGAATPEQAGNSYSHEAAAWDVALPRGVRAQVYQFPISWSRLLPGGGRAPSPRGVAHYGRLLDALLAAGVQPAAALSHRDLPRALQRLGGWRDRRVADAFLRYAAFCFATFGDRVKLWVTFHEPWVTSYAGYGSGRHPPGISDPGVASFEVAHLILKTHARVWHLYNRYYRPQQQGRVGIVLNSDWAEPLSPERPEDVRASELYLHFMLGWFAHPIFVDGDYPPALKARIQQVNQQCPSPVAQLPEFTEAEKQLLKGSADFLGLSHYTSRLISKTQQDSCIPSYDAIGGFSQHVDPAWPQTSSPWIYVVPWGIRRLLKFVSLEYTRGKVPIYLAGNGMPIGETEDLFEDSLRVDYFNKYINEVLKAIKEDLVDVRAYIARALIDGFEGPSGYSQRFGLHHVNFNDSSKPRTPRSPGRSQESGYFFTSVIEKNGFLPKVVKSLPPPSTADFPPKIRAFPFPSDVPSKAKVVWEKFSNQPKFERDLFYHGTFRDDFLWGVSSSAYQIEGAWDADGKGPSIWDNFTHTPGNNVKDNSTGDIACDSYNQLDADLNMLRALKVKAYRFSLSWSRIFPTGRNSSINRYGVDYYNRLINGLVASNISPMVTLFHWDLPQALQDIGGWENPSLIELFNSYADFCFQTFGDRVKFWMTFNEPTYQAWLGYGSGDFPPKVKDPGWAPYRIGHAIIKAHAKVYHTYDEKYRQEQKGVISLSLSTHWAEPKSPELPRDVEAADRTLQFSLGWFAHPIFRNGDYPDAMKWKVGNRSELQHLATSRLPSFTEEEKSYIRATADVFCLNTYSSRIVQHKTPRLNPPSYEEDRETTEEEDSSWPSTAVNRAAPWGTRRLLNWIKEEYGDIPIYITENGVGLGNPKVDDTDRIFYHKTYINEALKAYRLDGVDLRGYSAWSLMDNFDWLNGYTVKFGLYHVDFNNRNRPRTARASARYYTEVITNNGMPLPKEDEFLYGHFPEGFIWSAATAAYQVEGAWRADGKGLSIWDTFSHTPLKIGNDDNGDVACDSYHKIAEDVVALQNLAVSHYRFSVSWSRVLPDGTNKYVNEAGLNYYVRLIDALLAANIKPQVTIYHWDLPQALQDVGGWENETIVQRFKEYADVLFQRLGDKVKFWITLNEPFVIATQGYGYGTAAPGISFRPGTAPYVVGHNLIKAHAEAWHLYNDVYRASQGGVISITISSDWAEPRDPSNQQDVEAARRYVQFMGGWFAHPIFKNGDYNEVMKTRIRDRSLAAGLTKSRLPEFTESEKRRINGTYDFFGFNHYTTILAYNLDYASWISSFDADRGVASITDRSWPDSGSFWLKITPFGFRKILNWLKEEYNNPPIYVTENGVSQRGERDLNDTLRIYYLRSYINEALKAVQDKVDLRGYTVWTLMDNFEWATGFAEKFGLHFVNYTDPSLPRIPKASAKVYASIVRCNGFPDPAAGSHPCLQPGDAEATASPMREEEVQFLGLTLGTTEAQTALYVLFSLAILGVCCVTFLSYKYCKHSKQGKTQAGQQELSTISAF